The following are encoded together in the Streptomyces tsukubensis genome:
- a CDS encoding carbohydrate ABC transporter permease produces the protein MKTAQAPARSVRAAPPGTGAPRPAGHGSADRTRRALIHHLRAYAFLIGGLICFALFSWYPAIRAIIISFQKYIPGSDPEWVGFDNFTAVFNDPEFATAWKNTAVFTGFALLIGFAVPFLMALVLNELRHAKGFFRVVVYLPVMIPPVVSSLLWKWFYTPDSGLINEVLRFLHLPTSNWIFSTDTSLISLVIVATWANMGGTVLIYLAALQGIPGELYEAAELDGANIWQRVRHVTIPQTRFIMLMLMLLQIIATMQVFTEPFVITGGGPESSTVTVLYLIYKYAFAYQNFGGACALSAMLLVLLSLFSALYLRLTRTKD, from the coding sequence ATGAAGACTGCACAGGCACCCGCGCGGTCCGTCAGGGCGGCGCCCCCGGGTACGGGGGCGCCGCGCCCCGCGGGCCACGGGAGCGCGGACAGAACGCGCCGCGCTCTCATTCACCACCTCCGCGCCTACGCCTTCCTCATCGGCGGGCTGATCTGCTTCGCCCTCTTCTCGTGGTATCCGGCGATCCGCGCGATCATCATCTCGTTCCAGAAGTACATCCCGGGCTCGGACCCGGAGTGGGTGGGTTTCGACAACTTCACAGCGGTCTTCAACGACCCGGAGTTCGCCACCGCCTGGAAGAACACCGCGGTGTTCACCGGCTTCGCCCTGCTGATCGGCTTCGCCGTCCCGTTCCTCATGGCGCTGGTACTCAACGAACTCCGCCACGCCAAGGGCTTCTTCCGCGTCGTCGTCTACCTGCCCGTGATGATCCCGCCGGTGGTCAGCTCGTTGCTCTGGAAGTGGTTCTACACACCGGACAGCGGCCTGATCAACGAGGTCCTGCGCTTCCTCCACCTGCCGACCTCGAACTGGATCTTCTCCACGGACACCTCGCTCATCTCCCTGGTGATCGTGGCCACCTGGGCCAACATGGGCGGCACCGTGCTGATCTACCTGGCCGCCCTCCAGGGCATCCCGGGAGAGCTGTACGAGGCCGCAGAGCTGGACGGCGCCAACATCTGGCAGCGGGTGCGCCACGTCACGATCCCGCAGACGCGGTTCATCATGCTGATGTTGATGCTGCTCCAGATCATCGCCACGATGCAGGTGTTCACCGAGCCCTTCGTCATCACCGGGGGCGGCCCGGAGAGTTCCACCGTCACCGTGCTGTACCTCATCTACAAGTACGCCTTCGCGTACCAGAACTTCGGCGGGGCCTGCGCCCTGAGCGCGATGCTGCTGGTTCTGCTGAGCCTGTTCTCCGCCCTCTATCTGCGGCTCACCCGCACCAAGGACTGA
- a CDS encoding carbohydrate ABC transporter permease, which produces MTAVIPPGTVPQSKSRRPRKDERGPAVRTLVSPLAMASRRGRIIYWSLFALVVLAFAVAFLFPVYWMVTGAAKPTDELLRTPPTLVPEKWRFSAYSDAWDQMDLPRHLWNTVVQAAGAWILQLVFCTAAAYALSKLKPAFGKVILGGILATLMVPVQAMVVPKYLTVADLPLIHTSLLNSPMGIWLPAVANAFNLYLLKQFFDQIPRDVLEAAEIDGAGKLRQLWSILLPMSRPVLAVVSIFALVSVWQDFLWPLMVFSDTDKQPISVALVQLTENLSDSTKIGAMVIASIPMILVFLVFQRHIIAGIAAGSTKG; this is translated from the coding sequence GTGACCGCTGTCATCCCACCGGGTACCGTCCCGCAGTCGAAGTCCCGCCGTCCGCGCAAGGACGAGCGGGGGCCCGCCGTCCGTACCCTCGTGTCACCGCTGGCCATGGCCAGCCGCCGGGGCCGGATCATCTACTGGTCCCTCTTCGCCCTGGTCGTCCTCGCCTTCGCCGTCGCCTTCCTCTTCCCCGTCTACTGGATGGTCACGGGCGCCGCGAAGCCCACCGACGAACTGCTGCGTACCCCGCCCACCCTGGTACCGGAGAAGTGGCGGTTCTCCGCCTACTCGGACGCCTGGGACCAGATGGACCTCCCACGCCACCTGTGGAACACGGTGGTGCAGGCGGCCGGAGCCTGGATCCTCCAGCTCGTCTTCTGCACGGCCGCCGCCTACGCGCTGTCCAAACTGAAACCCGCCTTCGGCAAGGTCATCCTGGGCGGCATCCTCGCCACCCTCATGGTGCCCGTACAGGCCATGGTGGTACCCAAGTACCTGACCGTCGCCGACCTGCCGCTGATCCACACCAGTCTGCTCAACAGCCCGATGGGGATCTGGCTGCCGGCCGTCGCCAACGCCTTCAACCTCTATCTGCTCAAACAGTTCTTCGACCAGATCCCGAGGGACGTCCTGGAGGCCGCCGAGATCGACGGGGCGGGAAAGCTCAGACAGCTCTGGTCGATCCTGCTGCCCATGTCACGGCCGGTGCTCGCTGTCGTCTCCATCTTCGCCCTGGTCAGCGTCTGGCAGGACTTCCTCTGGCCGCTGATGGTCTTCTCCGACACGGACAAGCAGCCGATCAGCGTCGCGCTCGTCCAGTTGACGGAGAACCTCTCCGACTCGACGAAGATCGGCGCCATGGTCATCGCGAGCATCCCGATGATCCTCGTCTTCCTGGTCTTCCAACGCCACATCATCGCCGGTATCGCCGCCGGTTCCACCAAGGGCTGA
- a CDS encoding glycoside hydrolase family 13 protein, translated as MEGSPREPAAPSDWWRSAVIYEVYVRSFADGDGDGTGDLAGVRAKLPYLAELGVEALWFAPWYLSPLADGGYDVADYRTIDPAFGTLAEAEKLIHEARELGIRTIVDIVPNHVSDQHAWFKAAIEAGPGSPERELFHFRPGRGERGELPPNQWPSQFSGDTWTRVADGEWYLHLFAPQQPDLNWNHPAVRREHEEVLRFWFERGVAGVRVDSAALLAKDPTLADFVEGVDPHPYIDRDELHDVYRSWRAVADEYGGIFVGEVWMPDAERFARYLRPDELHTAFNFNFLSCPWEVEAMRAAIDGTLAEHAPVGAPPTWVLCNHDVTRTVTRYGRKDTGFDFAKKRFGTPTDLGLGAGRARAAALLSLALPGSVYLYQGEELGLPEADIPRDRIEDPMHFRSGGTDPGRDGCRVPLPWTADAPYSGFGSETGPWLPTPDGWSAYAADLQGADPGSMLSLYREALRIRAEEPGFGDGPMAWLDTAQGTLAFTRADGLICAVNFAGEPARLPAHTDILLSSGPLDEGGRLPQDTAVWLRI; from the coding sequence ATGGAAGGCAGCCCTCGGGAGCCCGCCGCCCCGTCCGACTGGTGGCGCTCGGCCGTCATCTACGAGGTGTACGTACGGAGCTTCGCGGACGGCGACGGTGACGGCACCGGAGACCTGGCGGGCGTCCGCGCCAAGCTGCCCTACCTCGCCGAACTGGGCGTAGAGGCACTGTGGTTCGCCCCCTGGTACCTCTCCCCGCTGGCGGACGGCGGCTATGACGTGGCGGACTACCGCACCATCGACCCCGCCTTCGGCACCCTGGCCGAAGCGGAGAAACTGATCCACGAGGCACGTGAACTCGGCATCAGGACCATCGTCGACATCGTCCCCAACCACGTGTCCGACCAGCACGCCTGGTTCAAGGCCGCCATCGAGGCGGGCCCCGGCAGCCCCGAGCGCGAACTGTTCCACTTCCGGCCCGGCCGCGGTGAGAGGGGTGAACTCCCGCCCAACCAATGGCCGTCACAGTTCTCCGGCGACACCTGGACCCGGGTCGCCGACGGCGAGTGGTATCTGCACCTCTTCGCGCCGCAACAGCCCGACCTCAACTGGAACCACCCGGCCGTCCGCCGGGAGCACGAGGAAGTACTGCGCTTCTGGTTCGAACGGGGGGTCGCCGGAGTGCGCGTCGACTCCGCGGCCCTGCTCGCCAAGGACCCGACGCTGGCCGACTTCGTCGAGGGCGTCGACCCGCACCCCTATATCGACCGCGACGAACTCCATGACGTCTACCGCTCCTGGCGCGCCGTCGCCGACGAGTACGGCGGGATCTTCGTCGGCGAGGTGTGGATGCCGGACGCGGAACGGTTCGCACGCTATCTGCGCCCCGACGAACTGCACACGGCGTTCAACTTCAACTTCCTCTCCTGTCCCTGGGAGGTGGAGGCGATGCGCGCCGCCATCGACGGCACTCTCGCCGAGCACGCACCGGTCGGGGCGCCGCCCACCTGGGTGCTCTGCAACCACGACGTGACCCGTACGGTCACGCGTTACGGCCGAAAGGACACCGGCTTCGACTTCGCCAAGAAGCGGTTCGGCACCCCGACCGACCTCGGGCTCGGCGCCGGTCGTGCCCGCGCGGCCGCGCTGCTCTCGCTGGCCCTGCCCGGCTCCGTCTACCTCTACCAGGGGGAGGAACTGGGGCTTCCCGAGGCCGACATCCCGCGCGACCGTATCGAGGACCCCATGCACTTCAGGTCCGGCGGGACCGACCCGGGCCGTGACGGCTGCCGGGTGCCACTGCCCTGGACCGCGGACGCCCCGTACAGCGGATTCGGCTCCGAGACGGGGCCCTGGCTCCCCACGCCGGACGGCTGGTCCGCGTACGCGGCGGATCTCCAGGGGGCCGACCCGGGCTCCATGCTCTCCCTCTACCGCGAGGCACTGCGCATCAGGGCCGAGGAGCCGGGGTTCGGGGACGGCCCGATGGCCTGGCTCGACACCGCTCAGGGGACGCTCGCCTTCACCCGCGCCGACGGCCTGATCTGCGCCGTCAACTTCGCCGGTGAACCCGCGCGACTGCCCGCCCACACAGACATCCTGCTCTCCAGCGGCCCCTTGGACGAGGGCGGCAGGCTTCCGCAGGACACGGCGGTCTGGCTCAGGATCTGA
- a CDS encoding discoidin domain-containing protein — MGTTRSAPSRTRPDSGRRRAAAVAAAAALACAVAVGGLGAGASASAAPAATPAPLSPLAVEGRGATVPFTELEAESAATNGSVIGPDRTYTTLPSEASGRSAVRLDAAGEYVEFTLTKPANAVNIRYSVPDNSAGTGITAPVELSSGGTKLKDLSFTSKYGWFYGSYPFTNTPGDKPHHFYDETRALFGKTLPAGAKVRVTLPSTSATPWTVIDLADFENVAAPVARPAGSLSVADYGADATGAADSTSAFQKAVDAGAAQSKEVWIPSGTFKLTDHVVVDRVTLRGAGPWYSVLTGRHPTDRNRAAGIYGKYAEGGGYKGGIRPHEAGGPSRNVTLKDFAIMGEIGERVDDDQVNAIGGAMSDSVVDNVWMQHTKVGAWMDGPMDNFTIKNSRILDQTADGVNFHWGVTNSSVQNTFTRNTGDDGLAMWADTKPNVGNSFTHNTVVAPILANNIAIYGGKDISVTDNVVSESLTNGGGLHVGNRYPGVSPGNGSDVRGTFTLARNTTIRAGNTDYGWPFPIGAVWFDSRDSSIDKATINVTDTDILDSSYSAIQFVSGTTKGVKFDNVNIDGTGTFALQFNDPAQASFTNVKAKNVGFKEPVYSCLGSSLALTVGSGNSGWNEKLPATYCGEWPPPVHGGGTDPTDPTDPTDPTDPTDPTDPTDPADPDHNLLQGKSVTETSHTDVYEAAKAVDGNAATYWESRNNAFPQSLTADLGSSTALKKVVLKLPPSSDWEARTQTFSVLGSSNGSDFTTLVGAKGYRFDPASGNKVTVDLPAGTSTRHLRITVTANTGWPAAQFSEVEAYTP, encoded by the coding sequence ATGGGCACTACCAGATCGGCTCCTTCGCGTACCAGACCGGATTCCGGGCGTCGGCGAGCGGCGGCCGTCGCCGCCGCGGCGGCGCTCGCCTGCGCCGTGGCCGTCGGCGGACTCGGCGCGGGCGCCTCGGCGTCAGCCGCTCCCGCCGCGACCCCCGCGCCTCTCTCGCCACTCGCGGTCGAAGGGCGCGGGGCCACCGTCCCCTTCACCGAACTGGAGGCCGAGTCCGCGGCCACCAACGGCTCGGTCATCGGCCCCGACCGCACCTACACCACCCTGCCGTCGGAAGCCTCGGGGCGCAGCGCCGTGCGGCTCGACGCGGCGGGGGAGTACGTCGAGTTCACCCTCACCAAGCCGGCCAACGCCGTGAACATCCGCTACAGCGTCCCTGACAACTCCGCCGGCACGGGCATCACGGCGCCGGTCGAACTCAGCTCCGGCGGTACCAAGCTGAAGGACCTGTCCTTCACCTCAAAGTACGGGTGGTTCTACGGGAGTTACCCGTTCACCAACACGCCGGGCGACAAGCCGCACCACTTCTACGACGAGACCAGGGCGCTGTTCGGCAAGACCCTGCCCGCCGGCGCGAAGGTACGCGTCACCCTGCCTTCGACCTCCGCCACCCCGTGGACCGTGATCGACCTGGCCGACTTCGAGAATGTGGCAGCTCCGGTCGCGCGACCGGCGGGATCGCTCTCGGTGGCCGACTACGGGGCCGACGCCACCGGCGCCGCCGACTCCACCAGCGCCTTCCAGAAGGCCGTGGACGCGGGCGCCGCCCAGTCCAAGGAGGTCTGGATCCCGTCGGGGACCTTCAAACTCACCGACCATGTGGTGGTCGACCGGGTCACCCTGCGCGGCGCCGGCCCCTGGTACTCCGTACTGACGGGGCGCCACCCCACCGACCGCAACCGCGCGGCGGGGATCTACGGCAAGTACGCCGAGGGCGGCGGCTACAAGGGCGGGATACGTCCCCACGAGGCGGGCGGCCCCAGCAGGAACGTGACCCTCAAGGACTTCGCCATCATGGGCGAGATCGGCGAACGCGTCGACGACGACCAGGTCAACGCCATCGGCGGCGCCATGTCGGACTCGGTCGTCGACAACGTGTGGATGCAGCACACCAAGGTCGGGGCGTGGATGGACGGCCCGATGGACAACTTCACCATCAAGAACAGCCGCATCCTCGACCAGACCGCGGACGGGGTGAACTTCCACTGGGGCGTCACCAACTCGTCCGTGCAGAACACCTTCACCCGCAACACCGGCGACGACGGCCTCGCCATGTGGGCGGACACCAAACCCAATGTGGGTAACTCCTTCACGCACAACACCGTGGTCGCGCCGATCCTCGCCAACAACATCGCGATCTACGGCGGCAAGGACATCTCCGTCACCGACAACGTGGTCTCGGAGAGCCTGACCAACGGCGGCGGCCTGCACGTCGGCAACCGCTACCCAGGGGTGAGTCCTGGCAACGGATCCGACGTCCGGGGAACGTTCACCCTGGCCCGCAACACCACCATCAGGGCGGGCAACACCGACTACGGCTGGCCCTTCCCGATCGGCGCCGTCTGGTTCGACTCCCGCGACAGCTCGATCGACAAGGCGACCATCAACGTCACGGACACCGACATCCTGGACAGCTCCTACTCCGCGATCCAGTTCGTCTCGGGCACCACCAAGGGCGTCAAGTTCGACAACGTCAACATCGACGGGACCGGCACCTTCGCCCTCCAGTTCAACGACCCGGCCCAGGCCTCCTTCACCAATGTGAAGGCCAAGAACGTCGGTTTCAAGGAGCCCGTCTACAGCTGCCTGGGCAGTTCGCTCGCCCTCACCGTGGGCAGCGGGAACTCCGGCTGGAACGAGAAGCTGCCCGCGACCTACTGCGGCGAGTGGCCGCCGCCCGTCCACGGAGGCGGCACCGACCCGACCGATCCCACGGACCCGACCGATCCGACCGATCCGACCGATCCGACGGACCCGACGGATCCCGCGGACCCGGACCACAACCTTCTCCAGGGGAAGTCCGTCACGGAGACGTCCCACACCGACGTCTACGAAGCGGCGAAGGCCGTCGACGGCAACGCGGCCACGTACTGGGAGAGCCGTAACAACGCCTTCCCGCAGTCACTGACCGCCGACCTCGGTTCTTCGACCGCGCTCAAGAAGGTCGTCCTGAAGCTCCCACCGTCCTCGGACTGGGAAGCCCGCACGCAGACCTTCTCCGTCCTCGGCTCGTCCAACGGCAGCGACTTCACCACGCTCGTCGGGGCCAAGGGATACCGATTCGACCCCGCGAGCGGGAACAAGGTCACGGTGGACCTCCCCGCCGGCACAAGCACCCGCCACCTGCGGATCACGGTCACAGCGAACACCGGATGGCCCGCGGCCCAGTTCAGCGAAGTGGAGGCATACACCCCCTGA
- a CDS encoding DUF5133 domain-containing protein, whose product MPPPDRDLLTELVRRYRHQEHLVRSAPRDLTRRRRFEDTSYTLRLLTGRPTGREAVLAAERAAADGAGGRVEGPPRAGRKVPTARSPTRAAG is encoded by the coding sequence ATGCCACCACCCGACAGAGACCTGCTCACCGAGCTGGTCCGCCGCTACCGCCACCAGGAACATCTCGTTCGCAGCGCCCCGCGCGACCTGACCCGCAGGCGCCGCTTCGAGGACACCTCGTACACCCTGCGGCTCCTCACCGGGCGCCCCACGGGCCGCGAGGCGGTACTCGCGGCTGAGCGTGCGGCGGCCGACGGTGCGGGCGGGCGCGTGGAAGGGCCGCCGCGCGCCGGGCGGAAGGTGCCGACGGCCCGCAGCCCGACCCGCGCCGCCGGCTGA
- a CDS encoding 4'-phosphopantetheinyl transferase family protein: MTAVPAPPSSVLVLLLDLEGVEEALLDTSVLEAEERERAAAFIRAEDRVRYTAAHIALRRALARRLDTDTFLLGRAPCPGCGKAHGRPVVVSPDPSVHFSLSHAGRLVLIAIADAPVGVDAEAAPAARTVKELTPSLHPLERSDIEGAPEQERPMEFARVWTRKEAYLKGIGTGLSRGLDRDYVGAARPREHPAGWSLADTSVPAGYAAAVALLTPEPGGEPLLETGNIPKEMVYVPGR; this comes from the coding sequence ATGACGGCCGTACCCGCCCCGCCCTCCTCCGTCCTCGTCCTGCTGCTGGACCTTGAGGGAGTGGAGGAAGCGCTGCTCGACACATCGGTCCTTGAAGCGGAAGAACGCGAGCGGGCGGCGGCGTTCATCCGCGCCGAGGACCGGGTGCGCTACACGGCCGCCCACATCGCCCTGCGGAGGGCCCTCGCACGGCGACTGGACACGGACACGTTCCTGCTGGGCCGTGCCCCGTGCCCCGGCTGCGGGAAGGCGCACGGCAGGCCCGTCGTGGTCTCGCCCGACCCCTCGGTGCACTTCTCGCTCTCGCACGCGGGTCGGCTCGTCCTCATCGCCATCGCCGACGCCCCCGTGGGGGTCGACGCGGAGGCGGCGCCCGCAGCCAGGACCGTGAAGGAGCTGACTCCGTCGCTCCACCCGCTGGAACGCTCCGACATCGAGGGGGCACCGGAGCAGGAGCGTCCCATGGAGTTCGCCCGGGTGTGGACCCGCAAGGAGGCCTACCTCAAGGGCATCGGTACGGGGTTGAGCCGCGGCCTCGACCGGGACTACGTGGGGGCGGCGCGCCCGCGGGAACATCCGGCGGGGTGGAGCCTCGCCGACACCTCGGTGCCCGCCGGCTACGCGGCGGCCGTCGCTCTGCTGACACCTGAGCCGGGCGGCGAGCCGCTGCTGGAGACCGGGAACATCCCGAAGGAGATGGTGTACGTCCCCGGTCGGTGA
- a CDS encoding nuclear transport factor 2 family protein: protein MTDVRPPLPPFTEESAREKVQLAEDAWNTRDPEKVSLAYTVDSEWRNRDVFVHGRDEIVAFLTEKWRRELDYRLRKELWAYTDRRIAVRFEYEFHDAEGQWFRAYGNENWEFDDDGLMRERFASINDLAILPEDRRVAPLD from the coding sequence ATGACCGACGTACGACCGCCACTGCCGCCGTTCACCGAGGAGAGCGCGCGGGAGAAGGTCCAACTGGCCGAGGACGCCTGGAACACCAGAGACCCCGAGAAGGTGTCCCTGGCCTACACCGTCGACTCGGAGTGGCGGAACCGGGATGTCTTCGTGCACGGACGCGACGAGATCGTCGCCTTCCTCACCGAGAAATGGCGCCGCGAACTCGACTACCGGCTGCGCAAGGAGCTGTGGGCCTACACGGACCGGCGGATCGCCGTGCGCTTCGAGTACGAGTTCCACGATGCCGAGGGCCAGTGGTTCAGGGCCTACGGCAACGAGAACTGGGAGTTCGACGACGACGGGCTGATGCGCGAGCGGTTCGCGAGCATCAACGACCTGGCGATCCTCCCCGAGGACCGCCGCGTCGCCCCGCTCGACTGA
- a CDS encoding VOC family protein yields MTVAKASFLVLDCAEPTELAEFYAQLLGAEARVGAHPDFIEVVGEHGVRLAIRRDHGYAPPSWPRPDDSLQAHLHILVARGDMDEAEREAIGLGARPLDTKDNSGPHDVRLYADPAGHSFSLTVSGNDSAEGLPLGH; encoded by the coding sequence ATGACCGTCGCAAAAGCAAGCTTCCTGGTTCTCGACTGCGCCGAACCGACCGAACTCGCCGAGTTCTACGCCCAGCTGCTCGGCGCCGAGGCCCGCGTGGGTGCCCATCCTGATTTCATCGAAGTCGTCGGCGAGCACGGGGTGCGCCTGGCCATACGCAGGGACCACGGCTACGCGCCGCCGAGCTGGCCGAGGCCGGACGACTCCCTCCAGGCGCATCTGCACATCCTGGTGGCGCGCGGCGACATGGACGAGGCGGAACGCGAGGCGATCGGTCTGGGCGCGCGTCCGCTCGACACCAAGGACAACAGCGGCCCGCACGACGTCAGGCTTTACGCCGATCCCGCGGGGCACTCCTTCTCGCTCACCGTCTCGGGCAACGACTCGGCGGAAGGGCTCCCGCTGGGACACTGA
- a CDS encoding ABC transporter permease, translating into MTGAAHVGTDRAAASLLPVDARLGAVLAALLLVAVLVAALARLSQDSSRRRGVEVALAGLRAVVQLAAVSLLIGWVVRSLPLLLGFVALMYGVAVRTAGRRITPNGGWVWAAVPIGASVTPVVLVLLLTGLVPLKGITLIPITGILIGGALTATVLAGRKALDELHGRRGEVEAGLALGLLPREARLEVARPGASDALLPGLDQTRTVGLVTLPGAFVGMLLGGASPARAGAVQLFVLVALMAVQATATALVLELVTRGRIHRDEPKAAGTGAATPVRRPWTVGFEAWRGRRSPPA; encoded by the coding sequence ATGACAGGGGCCGCGCACGTCGGGACGGACCGCGCCGCCGCCTCGTTGCTGCCGGTGGACGCCAGGCTCGGGGCCGTCCTCGCCGCGCTGCTGCTGGTGGCCGTCCTGGTCGCCGCGCTGGCCAGGCTGTCGCAGGACAGCTCACGCCGCAGAGGCGTGGAGGTCGCGCTCGCGGGGCTGCGGGCCGTGGTGCAACTGGCCGCGGTGTCGTTACTCATCGGCTGGGTGGTGCGCTCCCTTCCCCTGCTGCTCGGCTTCGTCGCCCTGATGTACGGGGTCGCCGTGCGCACGGCGGGGCGCAGGATCACCCCGAACGGGGGCTGGGTCTGGGCGGCCGTGCCGATCGGCGCGAGCGTGACCCCGGTGGTGCTGGTCCTGCTGCTGACCGGACTGGTCCCGCTGAAGGGCATCACCCTCATCCCGATCACGGGCATCCTCATCGGCGGGGCGCTGACCGCCACGGTTCTCGCGGGCCGCAAAGCACTCGACGAACTGCACGGCAGACGCGGTGAGGTGGAGGCGGGACTCGCTCTCGGGCTGCTGCCGCGCGAGGCGCGTCTGGAAGTGGCCCGCCCCGGTGCTTCCGACGCCCTGCTGCCCGGACTCGACCAGACCCGCACTGTCGGTCTGGTGACTCTCCCCGGAGCCTTCGTCGGCATGCTCCTGGGCGGCGCCTCACCCGCGCGGGCGGGCGCCGTCCAGCTTTTCGTCCTCGTGGCCCTGATGGCGGTCCAGGCGACCGCGACCGCCCTGGTGCTCGAACTGGTCACCAGGGGCCGGATCCACCGTGACGAGCCCAAGGCCGCGGGGACCGGAGCCGCCACACCTGTTCGGCGCCCGTGGACCGTGGGGTTCGAGGCGTGGCGCGGCCGCCGATCGCCCCCGGCGTAG
- the argJ gene encoding bifunctional glutamate N-acetyltransferase/amino-acid acetyltransferase ArgJ, which yields MTHIHAVGAGSHTGHPEPLEWPLGFRARTGNGGLREHGDDISIVVSDRPSVSAAMFTRSLFAGPAVLISRDHASGGKLRAVVTLAQNANVATGRAGEQNAAEVTGRVAAVLDIAAHDVLIGSTGVIGRPLPMDAVRTHFDTAERQGRAAFGASPQDVARAMMTTDTRPKTAVRTVGGARIVGVAKGVGMLEPDMATMLAYLFTDAEISAQELDDSLRTATDATFNCLSVDTDTSTSDTVAVIANGAAGPVDTAEFSAALTELCLELTLQLASDGEGATKLLRVTVSGGRDGDQAKRVAKSVVNSPLVKTAVHGADPNWGRVLMAIGKNTEDTDITPDRVTVRFGGIEVYPEEPQAGTLDALTEVMSGDEVSIAVELGLGVARSTVYGCDLSAGYVRVNADYTS from the coding sequence ATGACGCATATTCATGCAGTTGGGGCCGGGTCACATACCGGCCACCCCGAGCCCTTGGAGTGGCCGCTCGGCTTTCGGGCGCGTACGGGAAACGGTGGGCTGCGCGAGCACGGCGACGACATCTCGATCGTCGTGTCGGACCGGCCTTCCGTCAGCGCGGCGATGTTCACCCGCAGTCTCTTCGCCGGGCCGGCCGTGCTCATCAGTCGGGACCACGCCTCAGGAGGGAAACTGCGGGCCGTGGTGACCCTGGCCCAGAACGCCAATGTCGCGACCGGCAGGGCGGGCGAGCAGAACGCGGCCGAGGTCACCGGTCGGGTGGCGGCGGTCCTGGACATCGCGGCCCACGACGTACTGATCGGCTCCACGGGCGTGATCGGGCGCCCCCTGCCGATGGACGCCGTCCGCACGCACTTCGACACGGCCGAGCGTCAGGGCCGCGCGGCATTCGGCGCGTCGCCCCAGGACGTGGCTCGGGCGATGATGACCACGGACACCCGCCCCAAAACGGCCGTACGCACGGTCGGCGGGGCCAGGATCGTCGGTGTGGCCAAGGGCGTCGGGATGCTGGAGCCCGACATGGCCACCATGCTCGCCTACCTCTTCACCGACGCCGAGATCTCCGCCCAGGAGCTCGACGACTCCCTGCGAACGGCCACCGACGCCACCTTCAACTGTCTGAGCGTGGACACGGACACCTCCACCTCCGACACGGTGGCGGTCATCGCCAACGGAGCGGCCGGCCCCGTCGACACCGCCGAGTTCTCCGCCGCACTGACGGAGCTGTGCCTGGAGCTGACGCTCCAGCTCGCGAGCGACGGGGAGGGCGCCACCAAGCTGCTGCGCGTCACCGTCTCCGGGGGGCGTGACGGGGACCAGGCCAAGCGGGTCGCCAAGAGCGTCGTGAACTCACCACTGGTCAAGACCGCCGTACACGGAGCCGACCCCAACTGGGGCCGGGTCCTCATGGCCATCGGCAAGAACACCGAGGACACCGACATCACGCCCGATCGCGTCACGGTGCGTTTCGGCGGCATCGAGGTGTACCCGGAGGAACCCCAAGCGGGCACCCTCGACGCGCTCACCGAAGTGATGAGCGGTGACGAGGTCAGCATCGCCGTCGAGCTCGGTCTGGGGGTGGCGCGTTCCACGGTCTACGGCTGCGACCTCTCCGCCGGGTACGTCCGCGTCAACGCCGACTACACGTCCTGA